A part of Blastopirellula marina genomic DNA contains:
- a CDS encoding SDR family oxidoreductase has translation MSLAGKVALVVGGGSGIGKAIALSLAADGAKVGIAGRRFEVLEEVAKESEAEIHCHSVDVSDRANVKGLFDWATKTLGPVDILVNAAGVNIKTRSMAEMTPEQWDQVMQINATGGYNLMYNALPSMRERKDGLIINISSISGKRAYALGGIAYCASKFAMTALGTAAGNEVAVDGVRITNIYPGEVDTPILAQRPSPVTEEHRARMLQPEDFSEVVLAICHLPSRAHVAELIIKPTKQEYT, from the coding sequence ATGTCGTTAGCAGGTAAAGTCGCGTTGGTCGTGGGTGGTGGAAGCGGAATTGGTAAGGCAATCGCCTTATCTCTGGCCGCTGATGGGGCCAAAGTGGGAATCGCCGGTCGTCGTTTCGAGGTACTGGAAGAAGTCGCGAAAGAATCAGAAGCGGAAATTCACTGCCACAGCGTGGACGTTTCCGACCGAGCTAATGTCAAAGGACTGTTCGATTGGGCAACAAAGACGCTCGGTCCAGTCGATATTTTGGTCAACGCTGCCGGCGTGAACATTAAAACCCGCAGCATGGCCGAAATGACCCCAGAACAGTGGGATCAGGTGATGCAGATTAATGCCACGGGTGGGTATAACTTGATGTACAACGCGTTGCCGTCCATGCGGGAACGGAAAGATGGTCTGATCATCAACATCTCGTCGATCTCTGGCAAACGCGCCTACGCCCTCGGTGGCATCGCCTACTGTGCTTCAAAGTTCGCCATGACGGCCCTGGGAACTGCTGCCGGCAATGAAGTTGCCGTCGACGGCGTTCGCATCACCAATATCTACCCCGGTGAAGTCGATACCCCCATCCTCGCCCAGCGGCCTAGCCCAGTCACCGAGGAACATCGAGCTCGCATGCTGCAGCCAGAGGACTTCAGCGAAGTGGTCCTGGCCATCTGCCATTTGCCATCTCGCGCTCATGTGGCCGAGCTGATTATCAAGCCGACCAAGCAGGAATACACCTAA
- a CDS encoding thioredoxin family protein, whose product MPFDPTHREEVPTREEIDQSSGKLIVEFGANWCGHCQQLSPTVESLLADAKEIAHLRVADGKGKRLGRSYQVKLWPTLVFLKDGVVITKLVRPSANELRQTFTLFQQDSLG is encoded by the coding sequence ATGCCGTTTGACCCCACTCACCGTGAAGAAGTCCCCACTCGGGAAGAAATCGACCAGTCATCTGGAAAGCTGATCGTGGAGTTTGGAGCGAACTGGTGTGGTCACTGCCAGCAGCTTAGCCCGACGGTCGAGTCATTGCTTGCCGACGCTAAGGAGATCGCACATTTGCGAGTTGCTGACGGCAAGGGAAAGCGGCTCGGTCGCTCGTACCAAGTGAAACTCTGGCCAACGCTCGTCTTTCTCAAGGATGGCGTCGTAATCACCAAACTGGTGCGGCCGTCGGCGAATGAATTGCGGCAAACTTTCACGCTGTTTCAGCAGGACTCGCTCGGGTGA
- the glyA gene encoding serine hydroxymethyltransferase, protein MNLIKQNDPEVWAAIEAEQVRQADGLEMIASENYTSAAIQQAVGSVLTNKYAEGYPGRRYYGGCEHVDVIEQLAIDRAKQLFGAEHANVQPHAGSQANFAVYLTAIQPGDTVLGLDLAHGGHLTHGMKLNVSGILYNFISYGVDRETHRLDFDAIAKLAKEHKPKLIVAGASAYPREIPHEKFAEIANDVGAKLFVDMAHYAGLVAGGIHNSPVPYADFVTTTCHKTLRGPRSGLILCKEEHTKMINRNVFPGTQGGPLMHVIAGKAICFQEALQPEFKQYAQQVVDNAKTLADTLMSGGLKLVSGGTENHLMLVDVTAVGTTGTAAENALGASGITVNKNMIPFDERKPMDPSGIRIGTPALTTRGMKTEEMKKIGGWILEALKAPEDAAVHGRIRGEVASLCEQFPVPGQPVELH, encoded by the coding sequence ATGAACTTAATTAAGCAAAACGATCCTGAAGTCTGGGCCGCCATCGAAGCCGAACAAGTGCGTCAAGCGGACGGCTTGGAGATGATTGCCTCGGAAAACTACACCAGCGCCGCCATTCAGCAGGCGGTTGGTAGTGTTTTGACCAACAAGTACGCCGAAGGCTACCCAGGTCGTCGTTACTACGGCGGTTGCGAACATGTCGACGTGATCGAACAACTGGCCATCGACCGCGCCAAGCAGCTGTTCGGTGCCGAGCATGCCAATGTTCAGCCGCACGCCGGTTCGCAGGCCAACTTCGCCGTTTACCTGACGGCCATCCAACCAGGCGATACCGTGCTTGGTTTAGACCTGGCCCACGGCGGTCACTTGACGCATGGCATGAAGCTGAACGTCTCGGGCATTCTGTACAACTTCATCAGCTACGGCGTCGACCGCGAAACGCACCGGCTGGACTTCGATGCGATCGCTAAGCTGGCCAAAGAGCACAAGCCGAAGCTGATCGTCGCGGGGGCCAGCGCTTACCCGCGTGAAATTCCACACGAAAAGTTCGCTGAGATCGCTAACGATGTTGGGGCCAAGCTGTTCGTCGACATGGCTCACTACGCCGGTTTGGTCGCAGGCGGCATCCACAATAGCCCGGTCCCGTATGCCGACTTCGTGACGACCACCTGCCACAAGACACTCCGCGGCCCTCGTTCCGGACTCATCCTGTGCAAGGAAGAGCACACCAAGATGATCAATCGCAACGTCTTCCCAGGTACCCAGGGTGGACCGTTGATGCACGTGATCGCCGGAAAGGCCATCTGCTTCCAGGAAGCCTTGCAGCCAGAGTTCAAACAATATGCTCAGCAGGTCGTCGACAATGCCAAGACCTTGGCCGACACGCTGATGTCAGGCGGTTTGAAGTTGGTTTCCGGCGGCACCGAAAACCACTTGATGCTGGTCGACGTGACCGCCGTCGGCACGACCGGCACCGCCGCTGAAAACGCCCTCGGTGCCAGCGGCATCACGGTCAACAAGAACATGATTCCGTTCGACGAACGCAAGCCGATGGACCCCAGCGGTATCCGTATCGGCACGCCAGCTTTGACCACGCGGGGCATGAAGACGGAAGAAATGAAGAAAATCGGCGGCTGGATTCTAGAAGCACTGAAAGCCCCAGAAGACGCCGCCGTGCATGGCCGCATCCGCGGCGAAGTCGCCTCGCTATGCGAACAATTCCCCGTGCCAGGTCAACCGGTCGAACTGCACTAA
- a CDS encoding phosphotransferase enzyme family protein, with the protein MDPNHLPVDDSTPYHEALEQTFDRWDLVPEKTVLIRDGLNHVFGTESMDGEPVIVRIGDGALRSHGEVAGELLWLNHLNRKGCTVTTPILSRLGELLETIETNHRVMHVACFERFAGETIYPLVDTRWNDELFEKLGREVGRIHRASDELCLPPEQNRKHWYESKLTQFAAPLPAAYNGEVVRAMTAFLDELRKRPTVPRHYGLVHRDLHAGNFLVEAGQIQVIDFDLGCYGWRTMDLGMILFAHYLYPSSCVPNASPALTSHVLGKLVSGYREEYQLDDAQLETLEDAILVSTILNYQVMKPAVDHWQVALGNPAVHVNESIAWIEQLWIRGEKLEIIRP; encoded by the coding sequence TTGGATCCGAATCATTTGCCGGTAGACGATTCTACCCCTTATCACGAAGCCTTGGAGCAAACGTTCGATCGTTGGGACCTTGTGCCTGAGAAGACGGTGCTGATACGTGATGGGCTGAACCATGTATTCGGGACGGAGTCGATGGATGGCGAGCCGGTCATCGTGCGGATCGGCGATGGTGCGCTGCGAAGTCACGGCGAGGTCGCTGGCGAGCTGCTCTGGCTGAATCATCTCAACCGGAAAGGTTGTACGGTAACCACGCCGATCCTATCGCGCCTGGGGGAACTGCTAGAGACGATCGAGACAAATCACCGCGTGATGCACGTGGCTTGTTTTGAGCGATTCGCCGGTGAGACAATTTATCCGCTGGTCGACACGCGCTGGAATGACGAGTTATTCGAAAAGCTGGGGCGCGAAGTTGGTCGCATCCATCGTGCTTCGGACGAACTTTGTCTGCCGCCGGAGCAAAACCGGAAGCATTGGTACGAAAGCAAGTTGACCCAATTTGCCGCCCCGCTTCCCGCCGCTTACAACGGGGAGGTTGTGCGGGCGATGACGGCGTTTCTCGACGAACTACGCAAGCGTCCGACAGTTCCTCGGCACTATGGCCTCGTGCATCGCGATCTGCACGCCGGTAATTTCCTGGTCGAAGCGGGACAGATCCAGGTCATCGACTTCGATTTAGGCTGTTACGGCTGGCGAACCATGGACCTAGGCATGATCCTTTTCGCCCACTACCTGTATCCTAGCTCGTGCGTACCGAATGCATCGCCGGCGTTGACCAGCCACGTTCTGGGGAAGCTGGTAAGCGGCTATCGGGAAGAGTACCAGCTAGATGACGCGCAGCTCGAGACGCTGGAAGATGCCATCTTAGTTTCGACGATCCTGAACTATCAGGTCATGAAGCCTGCGGTCGATCACTGGCAGGTCGCCCTGGGTAATCCCGCCGTGCATGTTAATGAAAGCATCGCCTGGATCGAGCAGCTTTGGATACGTGGCGAGAAGCTGGAGATCATCCGCCCGTAA
- a CDS encoding DUF6000 family protein has translation MSDSYDFEAAARRRAGDYADLEVPSTDEPLDQATADRFVIPFYLRNLVRDFHKFRDAYLAVHREIDDQLIGRLLANCNWRPRITAAYFAAITCRTSFCTQIGRLLLRSDVCFAGGGYALALARFNSQESVNFLTKYLDHYLRRPDLYYDQGAVMGALFYTDRLNGTSLHEAYLDLWAEFTAEKHTWDLEGYLTSTEASLVAIQRIADQVD, from the coding sequence TTGTCGGACTCATACGACTTTGAAGCAGCCGCGCGGCGACGGGCAGGGGACTATGCCGACTTGGAAGTACCGTCGACCGACGAGCCGCTCGATCAAGCAACTGCGGATCGATTTGTCATCCCATTCTATCTGCGCAATCTGGTTCGTGATTTCCACAAGTTCCGAGATGCGTACCTTGCCGTGCATCGCGAGATTGACGACCAATTGATCGGACGCCTGCTCGCTAATTGCAATTGGCGCCCCCGCATTACGGCCGCTTACTTTGCCGCGATTACTTGTCGGACAAGCTTTTGTACTCAGATTGGCCGGTTGCTGCTGCGCTCCGATGTTTGCTTCGCCGGTGGCGGGTACGCGTTGGCCTTAGCACGATTCAATTCGCAAGAATCGGTTAACTTCTTGACGAAATATCTCGACCATTACTTGCGTCGCCCCGACTTGTACTACGATCAAGGGGCGGTAATGGGTGCGTTGTTTTATACCGATCGCCTCAACGGAACTTCGCTGCATGAAGCCTACCTCGATCTTTGGGCGGAATTCACTGCGGAGAAACACACTTGGGATCTCGAGGGTTACCTCACCAGCACTGAAGCGAGTTTAGTAGCCATCCAGCGAATCGCGGATCAGGTGGATTAG
- a CDS encoding endonuclease/exonuclease/phosphatase family protein — MYRTGSLVLFALSLATFTNVVHAEELSFRVMSWNILHGGRDDGEKLGPQRVVDVIRDSQADIVAMQETYGSGEMIAQELEFSFHPRGTNVSIHSRFPVLEDLSVFEEFKCVGALLELPSKQRIAFYSIWLPYGEDIWLPEIRQRSSDAQMLAACQPSANDLKKMFAAIQERLKDEKYQDVPLIIAGDFNSMSHLDYTQEAKAQYHRVLDWKTSHVLIDAGLKDSYREMTPKISRKTDSTWSPRYPEQEQERIDFIYYQGKGLKASESKIITQHAEKFPSDHAAVITTFRLEK; from the coding sequence ATGTACCGCACCGGTTCTCTCGTGCTCTTCGCCCTTAGCCTGGCGACGTTCACGAACGTAGTCCATGCCGAAGAGCTGAGCTTCCGTGTCATGTCTTGGAATATTCTCCATGGCGGGCGCGACGATGGCGAGAAGCTTGGCCCGCAGCGGGTTGTTGACGTGATCCGCGATTCCCAAGCGGACATCGTCGCAATGCAAGAGACGTACGGTTCGGGCGAGATGATCGCCCAGGAGCTTGAGTTTAGCTTTCATCCTCGCGGCACCAACGTTTCGATCCATAGCCGCTTTCCGGTGCTCGAAGATCTTTCCGTATTCGAGGAATTCAAATGCGTGGGGGCCTTGCTCGAACTGCCGAGCAAGCAGCGGATCGCCTTCTACAGCATTTGGCTGCCGTACGGCGAAGATATCTGGCTTCCTGAAATCCGCCAACGAAGCAGCGACGCGCAGATGCTCGCGGCCTGCCAGCCGTCGGCCAACGACCTGAAGAAGATGTTCGCCGCAATCCAAGAGCGGCTGAAAGACGAAAAGTATCAAGACGTTCCGTTGATCATTGCTGGCGACTTCAACTCGATGTCGCATCTTGATTACACGCAGGAGGCAAAAGCCCAATACCACCGTGTGCTCGATTGGAAGACCAGCCACGTGTTGATCGACGCCGGGCTGAAAGACTCGTACCGAGAAATGACCCCCAAGATCAGCCGCAAGACGGATTCGACCTGGAGCCCTCGTTACCCGGAACAAGAGCAGGAACGGATCGATTTCATCTATTACCAGGGGAAAGGGCTGAAGGCGAGCGAGTCGAAAATCATCACCCAGCACGCCGAGAAATTTCCCTCGGACCATGCGGCGGTCATCACGACGTTTCGTTTAGAAAAGTGA
- a CDS encoding prolyl oligopeptidase family serine peptidase → MQKTALLFVGLISILLSQGGNLVMAQSAAETPSDDPNIWLEEVTGEKALDWVKEQNAESVAALTKTEDFQKLNDQILKILDSNERIPFVVKRGPYYYNFWQDGEHPRGLWRRTSPEEYKKENPEWDVIIDVDALAKEEGENWVWHGVSILRPEYKHAMVSLSRGGADADVKREFDMETRTFVKDGFELPEAKSRISWKNKDTLIVGTNFGEGSLTDSGYPRIVKEWKRGTPLSEAKTIFEGEETDVSVGGTYDDTPGYEREFVSRNITFWTGKLYLVEDGKLTEIEKPDDAEVNVHRDWIFIQPRSEWEVGGKTYEPGTLMVGNFDAYMKGERKFSVLFEPTDRKSLAGYSSTKNFMLVNELDNVRNKIYLWTPNEDGTWKQEPLPGVPEFGKVSVGAVDEEESDEFFLTVTDYITPTTLYLGTAGDPEIEKLKSLPEFFDASDLQVEQFEATSKDGTKIPYFQVSHKDLKLDGSNATLLYGYGGFEIALTPNYSATTGTAWLSKGGVFVVANIRGGGEFGPKWHQAALKENRHKAYEDFIAVGEDLIKRKVTSTPHLGVMGGSNGGLLTGNMLVLRPDLFGAVVSQVPLLDMKRFHTLLAGASWMGEYGNPDDPEQWKFIQTFSPYHLVKKEVKYPPTLFTTSTRDDRVHPGHARKMVARMKKMGHGVLYYENIEGGHAGAADNKQRAFMTALVYEFLQQELMGN, encoded by the coding sequence ATGCAAAAGACCGCCTTGCTATTTGTCGGTTTGATTTCGATTTTGTTGTCTCAGGGAGGAAACCTGGTCATGGCTCAGTCAGCCGCCGAAACACCGTCCGACGATCCCAACATCTGGCTAGAAGAAGTCACCGGAGAAAAAGCCCTCGACTGGGTTAAAGAGCAGAACGCAGAAAGCGTCGCCGCGCTGACCAAGACGGAAGACTTCCAGAAGCTGAATGACCAGATCCTGAAGATCTTGGACTCGAATGAACGTATCCCGTTCGTCGTCAAGCGAGGCCCTTACTACTACAACTTCTGGCAAGATGGCGAGCATCCACGTGGTTTGTGGCGTCGTACTTCTCCAGAGGAATACAAGAAGGAAAACCCGGAGTGGGACGTCATCATCGACGTCGACGCCCTGGCCAAAGAAGAAGGGGAAAACTGGGTTTGGCATGGTGTTTCGATTTTGCGGCCTGAGTATAAGCACGCAATGGTCAGCCTTTCGCGTGGTGGTGCCGATGCCGACGTGAAACGGGAATTCGATATGGAGACCCGCACATTTGTGAAAGATGGCTTCGAGCTACCTGAAGCGAAGAGCCGCATTTCCTGGAAAAACAAAGACACCTTAATCGTCGGAACCAATTTCGGCGAAGGCTCGCTCACCGATTCGGGCTATCCACGGATCGTCAAAGAGTGGAAGCGCGGCACGCCACTTTCAGAAGCAAAGACCATCTTCGAAGGGGAAGAAACCGATGTGAGCGTCGGTGGCACCTACGACGACACGCCAGGTTACGAACGTGAATTCGTCAGCCGGAATATTACCTTCTGGACCGGCAAGCTCTACCTGGTAGAAGATGGCAAGCTGACCGAGATTGAAAAACCTGACGACGCCGAGGTGAACGTCCATCGCGATTGGATCTTCATTCAGCCACGCAGCGAATGGGAAGTTGGTGGCAAGACGTACGAGCCCGGTACGTTGATGGTTGGCAACTTCGATGCCTATATGAAAGGGGAACGAAAGTTCTCGGTGTTGTTCGAGCCGACCGATCGGAAGTCGCTGGCCGGTTACAGTTCGACTAAGAACTTTATGCTGGTCAACGAACTGGATAACGTTCGCAACAAGATCTATCTGTGGACGCCAAACGAAGATGGCACTTGGAAACAAGAGCCGCTGCCCGGCGTGCCAGAGTTTGGCAAAGTCTCAGTCGGTGCCGTCGACGAAGAGGAATCGGATGAGTTCTTCCTGACCGTGACCGATTACATCACCCCAACCACGCTGTACCTTGGGACGGCCGGCGATCCAGAGATCGAAAAGCTGAAGTCGCTGCCGGAGTTCTTCGATGCGTCCGATCTGCAAGTCGAGCAGTTCGAAGCGACCTCGAAGGATGGTACCAAGATCCCTTACTTCCAGGTTTCACACAAAGACCTGAAGCTGGACGGATCGAATGCCACCCTGCTCTATGGCTACGGCGGTTTTGAAATCGCGCTGACGCCGAACTACTCGGCGACGACCGGTACCGCTTGGCTCAGCAAGGGAGGCGTCTTTGTCGTGGCCAACATCCGCGGCGGTGGCGAGTTCGGCCCGAAGTGGCACCAAGCTGCCCTGAAGGAGAACCGTCACAAGGCGTACGAAGACTTTATTGCCGTCGGCGAAGACCTGATCAAGCGTAAGGTGACCAGTACCCCGCATCTCGGGGTGATGGGGGGAAGTAACGGCGGTTTGCTGACCGGCAACATGCTGGTCTTGCGACCTGACTTGTTCGGCGCCGTCGTCAGCCAGGTGCCGCTGCTGGACATGAAACGGTTCCACACGCTGCTGGCCGGGGCTAGTTGGATGGGGGAATACGGCAACCCAGACGACCCAGAGCAGTGGAAGTTCATCCAAACGTTCTCGCCTTATCACCTGGTGAAAAAGGAGGTGAAGTACCCTCCGACCTTGTTCACTACCAGCACCCGTGACGACCGCGTTCACCCAGGCCACGCCCGGAAGATGGTCGCCCGGATGAAGAAGATGGGACACGGCGTGCTGTACTACGAGAACATCGAAGGAGGCCACGCCGGCGCCGCCGACAACAAACAACGCGCCTTCATGACCGCTTTGGTCTATGAATTCCTGCAGCAGGAATTGATGGGGAACTGA
- the mnmA gene encoding tRNA 2-thiouridine(34) synthase MnmA: protein MARVVLAMSGGVDSSVAAQLLKRDGHDVIGVFMRHGEESPIAHCALDAPGGGTALQILNERADHKQGCCSASDAADARRVADRMDIPFYALNLQQEFGQIMEYFADEYIRGRTPNPCVMCNNWIKFGKLFDYADSVGAEFVATGHYAKLLPSDEDHGVPKLVRGIDPGKDQTYVLFGIQREYLKRMLLPVGDFHKDEIRAMAGETGLRVADKKDSQEICFVTSGKHDQFVKQRRPDAQTSGDFVLTDGTVVGQHDGIERFTIGQRKGLGIALGEPHYVTRIDPISNSVVLGKIEELGRAELTANRCNWLIEPTSDTFRCDAMIRYNSPALPATVTVLTENRIAVTFDQPRNGVAPGQAVVCYDGDTVLGGGWIE, encoded by the coding sequence GTGGCCCGAGTAGTCTTAGCCATGTCCGGCGGCGTCGATAGCAGTGTTGCCGCCCAATTGTTGAAGCGTGATGGACACGACGTCATCGGGGTGTTCATGCGGCACGGGGAAGAATCGCCGATCGCTCACTGTGCGCTGGATGCCCCTGGCGGCGGCACGGCCCTGCAAATCCTCAACGAGCGAGCCGACCACAAGCAAGGTTGCTGCAGCGCATCCGACGCGGCCGATGCGCGGCGTGTGGCCGATCGGATGGATATACCGTTCTACGCGCTGAACTTGCAGCAAGAGTTTGGTCAGATCATGGAGTACTTCGCCGACGAGTACATCCGCGGCCGTACCCCGAATCCCTGCGTGATGTGCAACAATTGGATCAAGTTCGGCAAGCTGTTCGATTACGCGGACAGCGTCGGGGCCGAATTCGTCGCGACAGGGCACTATGCGAAACTGTTACCGAGCGACGAAGACCATGGCGTGCCAAAGCTGGTTCGGGGTATCGATCCAGGCAAGGACCAAACCTACGTGCTGTTTGGTATCCAGCGCGAATACCTCAAGCGGATGCTTCTGCCAGTCGGCGACTTCCATAAAGACGAAATCCGCGCGATGGCAGGCGAAACGGGCTTGCGCGTGGCCGATAAGAAAGACAGCCAAGAGATCTGCTTCGTGACCTCCGGCAAGCATGATCAGTTCGTCAAGCAGCGACGACCCGACGCCCAAACCTCTGGCGACTTCGTCCTGACGGATGGTACCGTCGTCGGTCAACACGACGGCATCGAGCGTTTCACGATCGGCCAGCGGAAAGGCCTCGGCATTGCCTTGGGCGAACCACACTATGTCACCAGGATCGATCCGATTAGCAACAGCGTCGTGCTGGGCAAGATCGAAGAACTGGGCCGCGCCGAGCTAACCGCGAACCGCTGTAACTGGCTGATCGAGCCAACCAGCGACACATTCCGCTGCGACGCGATGATCCGCTACAACAGCCCCGCTTTGCCGGCGACGGTAACGGTACTTACCGAAAACCGCATCGCGGTCACCTTCGACCAGCCACGCAATGGCGTAGCGCCCGGACAAGCCGTGGTCTGCTACGACGGCGACACGGTCCTGGGTGGCGGGTGGATCGAGTAG
- a CDS encoding nitroreductase family protein: METFDAIYGRRSIKHYHPDHELTDDEINKLMEAAIQSPTSFNIQHWRFVLVRDKETREQLRAAAYNQAQVADASLLIVLTADLEAHGKEPDRYWKNSPPEVAEKLVKMLFGLYDKKPQLQRDEAMRSMGIAAQTIMLAAKDMGYDTGALVGYDPDKVAEIINLPDDHILGMMIVVGKAKQGAWGKPGQLSLEDVIVHDKFPK; the protein is encoded by the coding sequence ATGGAAACCTTCGACGCCATTTACGGCCGCCGGTCGATCAAGCATTACCACCCTGACCACGAACTGACCGACGACGAAATCAACAAGCTGATGGAAGCGGCCATCCAGTCGCCGACTTCGTTCAATATTCAGCACTGGCGGTTCGTATTGGTTCGGGATAAGGAAACCAGAGAGCAACTTCGCGCCGCGGCTTACAACCAAGCCCAGGTTGCCGACGCGTCGCTGCTCATCGTGCTGACGGCTGATCTGGAAGCTCATGGCAAGGAGCCAGATCGCTACTGGAAGAACAGCCCACCGGAAGTCGCCGAGAAGCTGGTGAAGATGCTCTTTGGTCTTTACGACAAGAAGCCGCAACTCCAACGCGATGAAGCGATGCGTTCAATGGGCATTGCCGCCCAAACCATCATGCTGGCCGCCAAGGACATGGGGTACGACACCGGCGCCCTGGTCGGCTACGATCCAGACAAAGTCGCCGAAATCATCAACCTGCCCGACGACCACATCCTCGGCATGATGATCGTAGTCGGCAAAGCGAAACAAGGCGCCTGGGGCAAACCAGGGCAGTTATCGCTGGAGGACGTGATCGTTCACGATAAGTTTCCCAAGTAA
- a CDS encoding nucleotide pyrophosphohydrolase has product MTSDPQSLAQRIDAISDDLQTPVGQLREMVAHFVAERDWHQFHAPKNISMALAVEAAELMEHFQWITVEASRSDIEADKRAAIGEEIADVICYAMALCNEMGFDVATLMREKMKKNVAKYPADKFKGRYGKDDPPK; this is encoded by the coding sequence ATGACCAGCGATCCGCAAAGCTTAGCCCAACGCATCGACGCGATTTCTGACGATCTGCAAACGCCCGTCGGGCAACTGCGCGAAATGGTCGCGCACTTTGTCGCCGAACGAGACTGGCATCAGTTCCACGCCCCCAAGAACATCAGCATGGCCTTGGCCGTGGAAGCGGCGGAACTGATGGAACATTTCCAGTGGATCACCGTCGAGGCCTCGCGTTCTGACATCGAGGCCGACAAGCGAGCTGCCATCGGTGAAGAAATCGCAGACGTGATCTGCTATGCCATGGCGCTTTGCAACGAAATGGGTTTCGACGTGGCAACTCTGATGCGCGAGAAGATGAAGAAGAACGTCGCCAAGTATCCGGCGGATAAATTCAAAGGACGGTATGGGAAAGACGATCCGCCCAAGTAG
- a CDS encoding MarR family winged helix-turn-helix transcriptional regulator — translation MQYDFQASTGYWITLTAHQYQQRVDSELRPFGITFRQFQVLAWLKYDGSLTQSELARRMLIEPPTLAGIMTRMETLHWIQRVSCSFDRRKKYLEVGPAAEPVWKKIVAVLNKIRQEAVQGLTPHEVDQLHALLGRVLQNLGGTSSTPTSSEVATHQS, via the coding sequence ATGCAGTACGATTTCCAAGCCAGCACGGGCTATTGGATCACACTTACGGCTCACCAATACCAACAACGGGTGGATAGCGAGCTGCGCCCCTTCGGTATCACGTTTCGTCAGTTTCAAGTGTTAGCCTGGCTGAAATATGACGGGTCGTTAACGCAGAGCGAACTCGCTCGACGCATGCTCATCGAACCACCCACACTCGCTGGCATCATGACTCGCATGGAGACCTTGCATTGGATCCAACGGGTTAGTTGCTCCTTCGATCGCCGCAAGAAGTACCTCGAAGTCGGACCTGCCGCCGAACCGGTTTGGAAAAAGATTGTCGCGGTTTTAAACAAAATACGTCAGGAAGCCGTTCAGGGGCTAACGCCTCATGAAGTCGATCAGCTTCACGCACTCCTCGGTCGCGTTCTGCAAAACCTCGGCGGAACGTCATCAACGCCTACCTCCTCAGAAGTCGCTACACACCAATCATGA